A genomic stretch from Pseudomonadota bacterium includes:
- a CDS encoding SDR family oxidoreductase, with the protein MKRMIMIWLIAATWLGGYCLSANAEDNAVLVFGATGGTGLATVERLRERGIPVTAFVRPTSNREKLTPMGVSFAVGDALSAEDVEKAVADGSFMAIVSAIGGRPDQPRPDFTGVQNMVDAAKKHGVKRMVLVSSIGAGDDAREKPAPDAGFFKTILHEKTLGEDYLIASGMDYTIIRPGGLRSEPATGNGQLSEAPTMGMIHREDVGALIVQTLMDPAANGKVYHAIDPNLKREER; encoded by the coding sequence ATGAAACGTATGATCATGATCTGGCTGATCGCGGCCACATGGCTGGGCGGGTATTGCCTGTCCGCTAACGCCGAAGACAACGCGGTGCTCGTGTTTGGCGCCACCGGCGGCACCGGACTGGCGACCGTAGAACGGCTGCGTGAGCGCGGTATTCCGGTGACGGCTTTTGTCCGGCCGACCTCCAATCGCGAGAAACTGACGCCGATGGGCGTTTCCTTTGCCGTCGGCGACGCGTTGTCTGCCGAGGACGTGGAAAAGGCGGTTGCGGACGGCAGCTTTATGGCGATCGTCAGCGCGATCGGGGGCCGACCCGACCAGCCTCGTCCAGATTTCACCGGCGTTCAAAACATGGTGGACGCGGCCAAGAAGCACGGCGTTAAACGAATGGTCCTGGTCAGCTCGATCGGCGCGGGGGATGACGCGCGGGAAAAACCGGCTCCGGACGCCGGCTTCTTCAAGACGATCCTGCACGAAAAAACGTTGGGTGAAGACTATCTGATCGCCAGCGGCATGGATTACACCATCATCCGGCCAGGCGGGCTTCGAAGCGAGCCGGCCACTGGTAACGGGCAGCTCAGCGAAGCACCGACGATGGGCATGATTCACCGCGAAGACGTTGGCGCCCTCATTGTGCAGACGCTGATGGACCCGGCCGCCAATGGCAAGGTTTATCACGCGATCGACCCAAACCTGAAGCGCGAGGAGCGCTAG
- a CDS encoding DUF5062 family protein — translation MAKKQKLKNEAELFKAALAAGVKYAEDRKVVEFEPGDSMADKALYVYRLLVHDKLLAPLPETQVSQKAIRHRLALWHARNLPKDDPLLK, via the coding sequence TTGGCCAAGAAGCAAAAGCTCAAAAACGAAGCGGAACTGTTTAAGGCGGCCCTGGCCGCCGGCGTGAAATACGCTGAAGACCGCAAGGTTGTGGAGTTTGAGCCCGGCGACTCCATGGCCGACAAAGCCCTCTACGTCTACCGACTCCTGGTGCACGACAAGCTGCTCGCGCCGCTGCCGGAAACCCAGGTTTCCCAGAAAGCCATCCGCCACCGCCTCGCGCTGTGGCATGCGCGCAACCTCCCCAAAGACGACCCTCTGCTGAAGTAG
- a CDS encoding DUF971 domain-containing protein gives MDQPVPTDITLHQSSRMLEVAFDDGQCFELPCEYLRVHSPSAEVQGHGPGQRVLQTGKRDVNIMNVVPVGNYAVGLHFSDGHSTGLYSWKTLYDLGTNHERYWQAYLDELAAAGASRES, from the coding sequence ATGGACCAGCCCGTACCGACCGATATCACGCTGCACCAGAGTTCGCGAATGCTGGAGGTGGCGTTTGATGATGGTCAGTGCTTTGAGCTGCCGTGTGAGTATCTGCGCGTGCATTCGCCGTCAGCCGAAGTTCAGGGACATGGACCCGGCCAGCGAGTGCTGCAGACCGGCAAGCGGGATGTCAATATTATGAACGTGGTTCCGGTGGGCAATTACGCGGTGGGTTTACACTTTTCCGACGGCCACTCGACCGGGCTCTACTCCTGGAAAACCCTATACGATCTCGGCACAAACCATGAGCGATACTGGCAGGCCTATCTCGATGAGCTGGCGGCTGCTGGCGCGAGCCGCGAATCCTGA
- a CDS encoding sigma-70 family RNA polymerase sigma factor yields MLRQEDLEALFVKRERSLFNIALRWTFNEAQADELVQEAFLRVWQQRRRVVPETANAYLYQTLNRLAMKLARRRTVWRRVKTLLGSGDASQDWLLPADQYDRIEVQEAIQALPDGQRAVLLMAEFSGLSQKEIGQALNLPTGTVGSRRHAALAKLKELLDG; encoded by the coding sequence TTGCTCCGGCAAGAGGATCTCGAGGCGCTGTTTGTGAAGCGGGAACGCTCGCTGTTCAACATCGCCCTGCGCTGGACCTTCAACGAAGCCCAGGCTGACGAGCTGGTGCAGGAGGCGTTTCTACGGGTCTGGCAGCAGCGTCGTCGCGTGGTGCCGGAAACCGCCAACGCCTACCTGTACCAGACGCTCAATCGCCTGGCGATGAAACTCGCCCGACGGCGCACCGTATGGCGGCGGGTAAAGACGCTTCTCGGTTCTGGAGACGCCAGCCAGGATTGGCTTTTGCCCGCTGACCAGTACGACCGAATCGAGGTGCAAGAAGCGATTCAGGCGCTGCCGGACGGTCAACGTGCCGTGCTGCTTATGGCGGAGTTTTCTGGGCTGTCTCAGAAGGAAATTGGCCAGGCGCTCAACTTACCGACCGGCACGGTGGGGTCACGCCGCCACGCTGCGCTTGCAAAACTCAAGGAGTTGCTCGATGGATGA
- a CDS encoding acyl-CoA dehydrogenase, whose product MSAIPKDVVSPQQDQKFDWRDPLALAGQLDEEENQIAEAARQYCQARLQTRVLDGFRNETFDRDIMTEMGELGLLGVTVAPEYGGSGMSHVAYGLIAREVERVDSGYRSAMSVQSSLVMYPIETFATEAIKQRWLPKLATGEAVGCFGLSEADGGSDPGAMRTNAKKVDGGYLLNGSKMWITNSPIADVAVVWAKLDGKIRGFVVERGMDGFTTPKIEGKVSLRASVTGEIALNDVLVPEENLFPEVTGLRGPFSCLNKARYGISWGAMGAAEFCWQAARDYAMDRIVFGKPIAATQLVQKKLADMQTEIALGLQGALQLGRLIDSGAFVPEAISLMKRNNCGKALAIAREARDIHGGNGITDEYHVIRHMVNLETVNTYEGTHDVHALILGRAQTGIQAFS is encoded by the coding sequence ATGAGCGCAATTCCCAAAGACGTGGTCAGCCCACAGCAGGACCAGAAGTTTGACTGGCGCGACCCGCTCGCGCTGGCAGGCCAGCTGGATGAAGAAGAAAACCAGATCGCTGAGGCGGCGCGGCAGTACTGCCAGGCGCGGCTCCAGACTCGGGTCCTGGACGGTTTCCGTAACGAGACCTTCGACCGGGACATCATGACCGAGATGGGCGAGCTGGGGCTGCTCGGCGTCACCGTGGCGCCGGAATACGGCGGTTCGGGCATGAGTCACGTGGCGTACGGTCTGATCGCACGGGAAGTGGAGCGGGTCGACAGCGGCTATCGCTCCGCCATGTCGGTGCAGTCGTCGCTGGTCATGTATCCGATCGAAACGTTTGCCACCGAAGCGATCAAGCAGCGGTGGCTGCCGAAGCTGGCGACCGGCGAAGCGGTTGGGTGTTTTGGTCTCAGCGAGGCAGACGGCGGGTCCGACCCGGGCGCCATGCGCACCAATGCCAAAAAGGTTGACGGCGGCTATCTGCTGAACGGCAGCAAGATGTGGATCACCAACTCACCGATCGCCGACGTGGCGGTGGTGTGGGCCAAGCTGGACGGCAAGATCCGCGGCTTTGTCGTTGAGCGCGGCATGGACGGTTTCACCACGCCGAAGATCGAAGGCAAGGTGTCGCTGCGGGCGTCGGTCACCGGCGAAATTGCCCTCAACGACGTGCTGGTGCCGGAAGAAAATCTGTTTCCTGAAGTCACCGGTCTGCGCGGCCCCTTCTCCTGTCTGAACAAGGCGCGCTACGGCATCTCCTGGGGCGCCATGGGCGCGGCGGAGTTCTGCTGGCAGGCTGCCCGTGACTACGCCATGGACCGGATTGTGTTCGGCAAACCCATCGCTGCAACCCAGCTGGTGCAGAAGAAGCTGGCCGACATGCAGACCGAAATTGCGCTTGGCCTGCAGGGGGCGCTGCAGCTGGGTCGGCTGATCGACAGCGGCGCCTTTGTGCCCGAGGCGATCTCGCTGATGAAGCGCAACAACTGCGGCAAGGCCCTGGCCATCGCTCGAGAGGCTCGCGATATTCACGGTGGCAACGGCATCACCGACGAGTATCACGTGATTCGCCACATGGTGAACCTCGAAACGGTCAATACCTACGAAGGCACCCACGACGTGCACGCACTCATCCTGGGTCGCGCGCAAACGGGCATTCAGGCCTTTTCTTAG
- a CDS encoding cold-shock protein has product MSTTTGTVKWFNDAKGYGFIEQESGPDVFAHFKAINGDGHRTLIEGQKVQFTVTQGQKGLQADNITVI; this is encoded by the coding sequence ATGTCTACTACCACCGGCACCGTTAAATGGTTCAACGACGCTAAAGGTTATGGTTTCATCGAGCAGGAGTCCGGTCCTGACGTGTTTGCCCACTTCAAAGCGATCAATGGCGACGGCCATCGCACCCTGATCGAAGGTCAGAAGGTGCAGTTCACCGTAACTCAGGGCCAGAAGGGCCTGCAGGCGGACAACATCACCGTCATCTAA
- a CDS encoding glycoside hydrolase family 15 protein, with protein sequence MSHLKVGVIGNCQIAALLDETGDMVWCCMPQLDGDPVFCRLLRSDEQGELPGFFRVELIDFSHSEQDYLSNTAILRTTLYDTHGNGVELTDFAPRYGYLGRTFRPVMLLRRLRPLGRPRIRVQLRPATSYGAAACKTTHGSNHIRYVGEDQVLRLTTDLSLTHVLEETPFVLDKAQHMVLGPDESIPESAGDTFHNHYRGTRDYWQTWSRGLSIPYEWQQAVIRAAISLKLCTFEDTGAVIAAITTSVPEAADSGRNWDYRFCWLRDSYFVVQALNRLGATGTMESYLRYILNVVAEAGEEELKPLYGIRGHSNTDERIVESLDGYRGMGPVRIGNQAYEQVQHDVYGAAVLAATQYFVDSRLINPGGEEEFRRLEALGHWAEKKFDQPDAGLWEYRGRQRVHTFSSMMCWAACDRLAKIAKHLQLPDRAAHWRRSADHIHDVILTMAWDENQQAFTESFGRPEMDASLLTMHDLGFLAADDPRFVSTVERIGETLKQGKHLFRYRAADDFGEPENAFNICTFWYIDALAAIGRRDEARELFKNMLASRNPLGLLSEDIDPVSNELWGNFPQTYSMAGVINVAVRLSKPWDEAL encoded by the coding sequence ATGAGTCATCTGAAGGTTGGAGTCATCGGTAACTGCCAGATCGCCGCGCTGCTCGACGAGACCGGTGACATGGTCTGGTGCTGTATGCCACAGCTCGATGGTGACCCGGTGTTTTGCCGCTTGCTGCGATCCGACGAGCAGGGAGAGCTGCCGGGTTTCTTCCGCGTCGAGCTGATCGACTTCAGCCACAGCGAGCAGGATTACCTGAGCAACACGGCGATCCTGCGCACGACGCTTTACGACACCCACGGAAACGGTGTTGAGCTGACCGACTTCGCGCCCCGGTACGGCTATCTGGGCCGAACCTTTCGGCCGGTGATGCTGCTGCGCCGTTTGCGGCCGCTCGGCCGACCCCGCATCCGGGTGCAGCTTCGGCCGGCCACGAGTTACGGCGCTGCTGCCTGCAAAACCACTCACGGCAGCAACCACATTCGCTATGTGGGAGAGGACCAGGTTTTGCGGCTGACCACCGATCTGTCGCTGACCCACGTGCTGGAAGAAACCCCTTTTGTGCTCGATAAGGCCCAGCACATGGTGCTTGGCCCCGACGAGTCGATTCCGGAGTCCGCGGGCGATACGTTCCACAACCACTACCGGGGCACACGCGACTATTGGCAAACCTGGAGCCGCGGCCTGTCGATACCGTACGAGTGGCAGCAGGCGGTGATCCGCGCGGCGATCAGCCTCAAGCTGTGTACATTCGAGGATACGGGTGCGGTGATCGCGGCGATCACAACCTCGGTTCCGGAGGCGGCCGACAGCGGTCGCAACTGGGACTATCGATTCTGTTGGCTCCGTGACAGCTATTTTGTGGTGCAGGCGCTGAACCGGCTGGGCGCCACCGGCACGATGGAGAGCTACCTGCGCTACATCTTGAACGTGGTTGCCGAAGCGGGGGAAGAGGAGCTGAAGCCGCTGTACGGGATTCGCGGTCACTCCAACACGGACGAACGGATTGTCGAGTCGCTTGACGGCTATCGCGGCATGGGCCCGGTGCGCATCGGAAACCAGGCTTATGAGCAGGTTCAGCACGACGTTTACGGAGCTGCGGTACTTGCAGCGACGCAGTATTTTGTTGACAGCCGGCTGATTAATCCGGGCGGCGAAGAGGAGTTCCGGCGGCTCGAGGCGCTGGGACACTGGGCGGAAAAGAAGTTTGATCAGCCGGACGCAGGCCTCTGGGAGTACCGGGGGCGGCAGCGCGTTCATACCTTTTCCTCCATGATGTGCTGGGCCGCCTGCGACCGGCTGGCCAAGATCGCGAAGCACCTGCAGCTGCCCGATCGTGCCGCTCACTGGCGCCGGTCAGCCGACCACATCCATGACGTGATCCTGACCATGGCCTGGGATGAAAATCAGCAGGCTTTTACCGAAAGCTTTGGGCGCCCGGAGATGGACGCCAGTTTGCTCACGATGCACGATCTGGGATTCCTGGCGGCTGATGACCCGCGTTTTGTGAGCACCGTTGAGCGGATTGGCGAGACGCTCAAACAGGGCAAGCATCTGTTTCGCTATCGCGCGGCTGATGATTTTGGTGAGCCGGAAAACGCTTTCAATATCTGCACCTTCTGGTACATCGACGCGTTGGCGGCCATCGGGCGCCGGGATGAGGCGCGAGAGCTGTTTAAGAACATGCTGGCGTCGCGCAACCCGCTGGGCCTGCTGTCCGAAGATATCGACCCGGTTTCCAACGAACTCTGGGGCAACTTCCCCCAAACCTACAGCATGGCCGGGGTGATCAACGTCGCCGTGAGGCTGAGTAAACCCTGGGACGAGGCCTTGTGA
- a CDS encoding NAD(P)/FAD-dependent oxidoreductase: protein MQSYDVVVLGGGAAGLMCAVTAGCRGRRVLVLEGSNRIGKKILMSGGGRCNFTNLNTRPAHFLSANPHFCKSALSRYSPEEFVDLVEAHQIAYHEKTAGQLFCDESSKQIVAMLKAECDAAGVQIETQSAITDVTSQADGYQVSCRLGEIRCESLVVATGGLSIPRMGASDFGFRLARQFGLKVRPTRAGLVPFTFSGKVGEMVARLSGVSIASSLSCGPAVFDENLLFTHRGLSGPAALQLSSYWREGQQVSVNLLPDLALPEVFLTRKGDEPRQRLRTLLGRWLPKALVNELQRDFWPALAESPLAEIADQKLRELARRLSDWQLLPSGTEGYRTAEVTLGGVDTDELSSTTMECRHHAGLFFIGEVVDVTGHLGGFNFQWAWASAVAAGRVV from the coding sequence ATGCAGTCTTATGACGTAGTCGTTTTGGGGGGCGGCGCGGCTGGATTGATGTGTGCCGTCACCGCCGGCTGTCGCGGCCGCCGGGTGCTGGTGCTGGAGGGGTCTAACCGCATCGGCAAAAAGATTCTGATGTCCGGGGGCGGACGCTGCAACTTTACCAATCTCAATACCCGCCCGGCCCATTTTCTGTCGGCCAATCCACACTTCTGTAAATCGGCCCTGAGCCGCTACAGCCCGGAAGAGTTTGTTGACCTCGTGGAGGCCCATCAGATTGCTTACCATGAGAAAACGGCTGGCCAGCTTTTTTGCGACGAGAGCTCGAAGCAGATTGTGGCGATGCTCAAGGCTGAATGTGACGCCGCTGGCGTCCAGATCGAGACCCAAAGCGCTATTACCGACGTTACGTCGCAAGCGGACGGCTATCAGGTGAGCTGCCGACTTGGGGAGATTCGCTGTGAATCGCTGGTGGTTGCGACCGGAGGGCTTTCCATTCCGCGAATGGGCGCCAGTGATTTTGGGTTCAGGCTGGCGCGTCAGTTTGGTCTCAAAGTCCGGCCAACCCGGGCGGGCCTCGTCCCTTTTACGTTTTCCGGAAAGGTGGGCGAGATGGTGGCCCGGCTGTCGGGCGTTTCCATCGCCAGTTCGCTGTCCTGCGGCCCGGCGGTGTTCGACGAAAACCTGCTGTTTACGCACCGGGGGCTTAGCGGCCCGGCTGCGCTTCAGCTCTCCAGCTATTGGCGGGAAGGACAGCAGGTCTCGGTAAACCTGCTGCCGGACCTCGCACTGCCGGAGGTATTCTTGACGCGTAAGGGTGATGAGCCCAGGCAGCGCTTGCGAACGCTGCTCGGCCGCTGGCTGCCCAAAGCCCTGGTGAACGAGCTGCAGCGCGACTTCTGGCCAGCGCTCGCGGAGTCGCCGCTAGCTGAAATTGCCGACCAGAAGCTTCGAGAGCTTGCTCGAAGGCTCAGTGATTGGCAGCTGCTGCCCTCAGGTACCGAAGGCTACCGAACCGCGGAGGTGACCCTGGGCGGCGTGGATACCGATGAGCTGTCTTCCACCACGATGGAATGCCGGCACCACGCCGGTCTTTTTTTCATCGGTGAAGTGGTCGACGTCACCGGGCATCTCGGGGGATTCAACTTTCAGTGGGCCTGGGCATCAGCCGTCGCAGCGGGCCGGGTTGTTTAG
- a CDS encoding phospholipase D family protein — MISATRPFNAFGDPTPGHQHRAPWPLALVLLSLLLTGCASLRIDESQRPASYAPENTQDTPLAEILAPQQSAHPGLSGFLLLLDGGNALDARIQLCRVAERSIDLQYYLWNRDRAGRELAAELVRAADRGVRVRILLDDIFEAGRDIEVARFSSHPNIEVRYFNPKKTRKRFAPLRQLTELAFRFGQINRRMHNKIFAVDNQMAILGGRNIGDEYFDQDEDFNFFDSEVVAVGPIVPEVSASFDAYWNSSSAYPVAALAGSRAVTSYEDLLSQGYFAAVTEDDPREILSESLPLFHWAPARLVVDDPGKVDNPKRYQSNVLPALRDLIRDTSDSVILQSAYFIPGKAGVEGLGQLVESGTKVTISTNSLASNNHAIAHSGYGKYRKPLLRNGLELYELKPSQPKRPGTWGIHSKVAVFDRRTAFVGTFNLDPRSAALNTEMALIIESPALAGQLADAIEEQLAAERSWRLTLDERDRLSWNSEHRGSEPEAGVGRRLSSFFLSLLPIENQL, encoded by the coding sequence GTGATCAGCGCAACGCGTCCTTTCAACGCCTTCGGCGACCCCACACCAGGACACCAGCACCGGGCCCCCTGGCCACTGGCCCTGGTCTTACTTTCGCTGCTGTTGACCGGCTGTGCGTCGCTGCGAATCGACGAATCACAGCGGCCTGCCAGCTATGCCCCGGAGAACACACAAGACACGCCGCTAGCTGAAATTCTGGCGCCCCAGCAGTCGGCCCATCCCGGCCTGTCCGGGTTCCTGCTGCTGCTCGACGGTGGGAATGCACTGGACGCCCGGATCCAGCTCTGCCGTGTCGCTGAACGGTCGATCGACCTCCAGTATTACCTCTGGAACCGGGACCGCGCCGGGCGGGAGCTCGCCGCCGAGCTGGTACGCGCGGCCGACCGGGGCGTCCGGGTGCGCATCCTGCTCGACGATATCTTTGAGGCCGGGCGCGACATCGAGGTAGCACGATTTTCGTCGCACCCCAACATCGAAGTGCGTTATTTCAATCCGAAGAAAACCCGAAAAAGGTTTGCGCCGCTTCGCCAGCTGACCGAGCTGGCGTTTCGCTTCGGGCAGATTAACCGCCGCATGCACAACAAGATTTTTGCGGTCGACAATCAGATGGCCATTCTGGGCGGACGCAATATCGGCGACGAATACTTTGACCAGGATGAGGACTTCAACTTTTTTGACAGCGAGGTTGTGGCGGTGGGCCCCATTGTCCCCGAGGTGTCGGCCAGCTTCGACGCGTACTGGAACAGCTCCTCGGCCTACCCGGTCGCCGCACTGGCAGGGTCCAGGGCCGTCACCAGCTACGAGGATCTGCTCAGCCAGGGCTATTTTGCCGCCGTCACCGAAGATGACCCGAGAGAAATTCTGTCCGAGTCGCTGCCGCTGTTTCACTGGGCGCCGGCCAGGCTGGTGGTCGATGACCCGGGCAAGGTGGACAATCCGAAGCGCTACCAGTCCAACGTGCTGCCGGCCCTGCGCGATCTGATTCGGGACACCAGCGACAGCGTGATTCTTCAGTCCGCCTATTTCATTCCCGGTAAGGCGGGCGTCGAGGGGCTCGGACAGCTGGTCGAAAGCGGCACGAAGGTCACAATTTCAACCAACTCGCTCGCCTCCAACAACCATGCGATTGCCCACTCGGGCTACGGCAAATACCGCAAGCCGCTGCTCCGCAACGGCCTTGAGCTTTATGAGCTGAAGCCCTCCCAGCCAAAAAGACCCGGCACCTGGGGTATCCACAGCAAGGTGGCGGTCTTTGACCGCCGGACTGCCTTTGTCGGGACGTTCAATCTCGACCCCCGGTCAGCGGCGCTGAACACGGAAATGGCTCTCATCATTGAGAGTCCGGCGCTCGCCGGCCAGCTTGCGGACGCCATTGAAGAACAGCTTGCGGCCGAGCGGAGCTGGCGGCTGACTCTGGACGAGCGCGATCGGTTGAGCTGGAACAGTGAGCATCGCGGCAGCGAGCCGGAAGCTGGCGTTGGACGCCGCCTCAGCAGCTTTTTCCTCTCTCTGCTGCCGATCGAGAACCAGCTCTAG
- a CDS encoding potassium channel family protein, producing MSAKRLQPGEGGYQALTLTIAGMLLIGPLISEFVQLGSLLPGLFTAVILAAVWSVSHSLVQVASVGALSVITLAGVWFQLTGLPAALTQLSGAACFAVVSLVLARDVFGRRRHISKDVIYGGINIYLTIGLAFALLYRALVTMAPDAIDGLAPNASVDHAFYFSFVTLTTLGYGDITPVSSGARMLAAVEAIIGQLYLAVLLAMLVATHLASKRP from the coding sequence GTGAGCGCGAAGCGCTTGCAGCCTGGTGAGGGCGGCTATCAGGCCCTCACGCTAACGATAGCGGGGATGCTGTTGATCGGCCCGTTGATCTCCGAGTTTGTCCAGCTCGGATCACTGCTGCCAGGGCTCTTCACCGCCGTCATATTGGCAGCCGTCTGGAGCGTCAGCCACAGCCTGGTTCAGGTCGCGAGCGTCGGGGCGCTTTCCGTGATAACGCTGGCGGGTGTGTGGTTCCAACTGACGGGACTTCCGGCAGCCCTGACCCAACTCTCTGGAGCCGCTTGCTTCGCCGTTGTGTCTCTTGTCCTGGCGCGAGATGTATTTGGGCGGCGGAGACATATCAGCAAAGACGTGATCTACGGCGGTATCAACATTTATCTCACGATTGGACTGGCGTTCGCTCTGCTCTATCGGGCGCTGGTGACCATGGCGCCCGACGCCATCGACGGTCTCGCGCCCAACGCGTCCGTAGACCACGCCTTTTACTTCAGCTTCGTCACCCTAACGACCCTGGGTTACGGCGACATCACGCCGGTCAGCAGCGGTGCGCGCATGCTGGCCGCGGTTGAGGCGATCATCGGTCAGCTGTACCTCGCCGTGCTCCTAGCCATGCTGGTGGCCACGCATCTGGCGAGCAAACGTCCGTAG
- the otsB gene encoding trehalose-phosphatase codes for MVQPLRDTALFLDVDGTLLEIQDQPDAVISNPSLTDLLLALAQRLGGALALVSGRPIDEIDRIFAPQVFCAAGGHGVQVRLPDGSLETHPTRLPASTVQLLQDGLKGHSGTFLERKSHGLALHYRANPQAGEAVRRLADGALEDLSRRGEQFELLSGKMVVELVPHDVNKGGAINRLMQHPIFAGRAPVFVGDDVTDEYGFSAVNSLGGQSLKVGPADTPTAAREQLEDVAAVHRWLSSLLESAA; via the coding sequence ATGGTCCAGCCCCTGCGCGATACAGCGCTGTTTCTCGACGTTGACGGCACGCTGCTGGAAATCCAGGATCAGCCCGATGCGGTGATCAGCAACCCCTCATTGACCGACCTGCTGCTAGCTCTGGCGCAACGTCTCGGCGGCGCACTCGCCCTGGTGAGCGGCCGTCCTATCGACGAAATCGATCGGATTTTTGCACCGCAGGTTTTCTGCGCGGCCGGCGGACACGGCGTTCAGGTAAGGCTACCGGATGGATCGCTCGAAACCCATCCGACCCGTCTTCCGGCTTCGACCGTCCAGCTTCTGCAGGACGGGTTAAAGGGGCATTCCGGTACGTTCCTGGAGCGCAAAAGCCACGGGCTGGCGCTGCATTATCGCGCCAATCCGCAAGCCGGCGAGGCGGTTCGGCGACTCGCTGACGGGGCGCTGGAAGACCTGAGCCGGCGAGGTGAGCAATTTGAACTGCTGTCGGGCAAAATGGTGGTTGAGCTGGTTCCGCATGACGTCAATAAAGGAGGCGCCATCAATCGCCTGATGCAGCACCCCATTTTTGCCGGCAGAGCGCCGGTTTTTGTCGGTGACGACGTCACCGATGAGTATGGATTCAGCGCCGTGAACTCGCTGGGTGGTCAATCGCTCAAAGTCGGGCCGGCGGATACCCCTACAGCGGCGCGCGAACAGCTCGAAGACGTCGCGGCGGTGCACCGCTGGCTGAGCAGCCTGCTGGAGTCGGCCGCATGA
- the otsA gene encoding alpha,alpha-trehalose-phosphate synthase (UDP-forming) — translation MSRPGRLIIVSNRVAKPKRRGAAAGGLAVGILGALKEAGGMWFGWSGKLTDRETRDPVISRSGNIEYATVDLNDRDYEQYYNGFSNRVLWPVCHYLLSFVKYESADFDGYRRVNTVLARKLAALVQPDDVIWVHDYHLIPLAAELRAAGISNPIGFFLHVPFPSYEAFRAVPNHEYLLRSLCAYDVVGFQTQRDLACFQQSVTQPDIGGALLPSGDIEIGGGRLKADVFPIGIDVDELQDLSLAAQSMSQVRSLVRSLAGRDLMIGVDRLDYSKALTQRLRSYERLLEKYPNTQSNLTYLQIAPPTRTGVRAYEEIRAELEQASGRINGRFAEADWVPIRYLNKGVDRKRLMGYFRNAAIGLVTPIRDGMNLVAKEYLAAQDPEDPGVLVLSSLAGAAQELPEAVLINPYDRDAVADGIGTALNMSLEERCERHDVMLRTLRRNDIVAWRSRFVEALHGR, via the coding sequence ATGAGTCGACCCGGACGGCTGATCATCGTGTCCAATCGGGTCGCCAAGCCAAAGCGGCGCGGTGCGGCTGCCGGCGGTCTCGCGGTGGGCATCCTCGGCGCGCTCAAGGAAGCTGGCGGCATGTGGTTCGGCTGGAGCGGCAAACTCACCGACCGGGAAACCCGCGACCCGGTCATCAGCCGCAGCGGCAACATCGAGTACGCGACCGTTGATCTCAACGACCGCGACTACGAGCAGTACTACAACGGATTCTCCAACCGGGTGCTCTGGCCGGTCTGCCACTACCTGCTGTCGTTTGTGAAATATGAATCGGCCGACTTCGATGGCTACCGTCGGGTCAACACGGTGCTGGCCCGCAAGCTGGCGGCGCTGGTCCAGCCTGATGACGTGATCTGGGTGCACGACTATCACTTGATACCGCTGGCGGCGGAACTGCGCGCGGCCGGCATCAGCAACCCCATCGGGTTTTTTCTGCACGTGCCTTTTCCGAGCTACGAGGCGTTTCGAGCCGTACCCAACCACGAGTATCTGCTGCGCAGCCTGTGTGCCTACGACGTAGTGGGCTTCCAGACCCAGCGCGACCTGGCCTGCTTCCAGCAGTCGGTGACCCAGCCTGACATCGGCGGCGCGTTGCTGCCCAGCGGCGACATCGAGATCGGGGGCGGCCGACTCAAGGCCGACGTTTTTCCGATCGGCATCGACGTCGACGAACTGCAGGACCTCTCACTCGCTGCGCAGTCAATGAGCCAGGTCCGGAGCCTCGTGCGAAGCCTCGCCGGACGGGACCTGATGATCGGCGTCGACCGGCTGGATTACAGCAAGGCGCTGACCCAGCGCCTGCGGTCTTATGAGCGGCTGCTGGAAAAGTACCCCAACACCCAGTCCAACCTGACCTACCTGCAGATCGCTCCGCCGACTCGCACCGGAGTTCGGGCCTACGAAGAAATTCGGGCTGAGCTGGAGCAGGCTTCGGGCCGCATCAACGGCCGCTTCGCTGAAGCCGACTGGGTGCCGATCCGCTATCTGAACAAAGGCGTGGACCGCAAACGGCTGATGGGCTACTTCCGCAACGCGGCCATCGGCCTGGTGACGCCGATTCGTGACGGCATGAATCTGGTCGCGAAGGAGTACCTTGCGGCTCAGGACCCGGAAGATCCCGGCGTACTGGTGTTGTCAAGTCTGGCCGGGGCCGCCCAGGAGCTCCCCGAAGCGGTATTGATCAATCCATACGACCGCGATGCGGTGGCCGACGGCATAGGGACAGCGCTGAATATGTCGCTTGAGGAGCGCTGCGAACGGCATGACGTCATGCTGCGGACCCTGAGGCGCAATGACATCGTGGCCTGGCGATCACGTTTCGTTGAGGCGCTCCACGGTCGTTAG